The following coding sequences lie in one Prionailurus viverrinus isolate Anna chromosome X, UM_Priviv_1.0, whole genome shotgun sequence genomic window:
- the CENPVL3 gene encoding centromere protein V-like protein 3, which translates to MGRVRNGANTQQLQGQKRPGDPAAACAAIAVMGARRPPFQVRVGSHAAGRKPAAARRDSARLRRKRWWRRAREAASRGPLPAPKPPAPAASPGEMDLGAQRERWETFRKRRGLSCEGAAKFLLDTFEYPGLVYHTGGCHCGAVRFAVWAPADLRVVDCSCRLCRKKQHRHFLVPASRFTLLLGAESIVTYRSHTHPALHSFCSRCGVQSFHASVSDPGVYGVAPHCLDAGTVRSVVIEEVDGGNWGEEATKELKAIQNASPE; encoded by the coding sequence ATGGGCAGAGTGAGAAACGGCGCAAACACCCAGCAGCTGCAGGGGCAAAAACGGCCCGGGGATCCCGCCGCAGCCTGCGCAGCCATCGCGGTCATGGGCGCACGGCGCCCCCCTTTCCAAGTCCGCGTGGGGAGCCACGCGGCGGGGAGGAAGCCGGCGGCCGCCCGGCGGGATTCCGCAAGGTTGCGGCGGAAGCGCTGGTGGCGGCGAGCCCGGGAGGCAGCCTCCAGAGGCCCGCTACCAGCCCCAAAGCCGCCGGCGCCCGCCGCGTCCCCGGGGGAGATGGACCTGGGCGCTCAGCGGGAGCGCTGGGAGACGTTCAGGAAGCGGCGGGGCCTCAGCTGCGAGGGCGCCGCCAAGTTCCTGCTGGACACCTTCGAGTACCCGGGCCTGGTGTACCACACCGGCGGCTGCCACTGCGGCGCGGTCCGCTTCGCCGTCTGGGCCCCCGCAGACCTGCGCGTGGTGGATTGCAGCTGCAGGCTGTGCAGGAAGAAGCAGCACCGGCACTTCCTCGTCCCGGCCTCGCGCTTCACTCTCCTGCTGGGCGCCGAGAGCATCGTCACGTACCGATCCCACACGCACCCGGCGCTGCACAGCTTCTGCAGCAGGTGCGGGGTGCAGAGTTTCCACGCGTCTGTCTCTGACCCCGGGGTTTACGGCGTCGCCCCGCACTGCCTGGACGCGGGCACCGTGCGCAGTGTGGTCATCGAGGAGGTCGACGGTGGCAACTGGGGGGAGGAGGCCACGAAGGAGCTCAAGGCCATCCAGAACGCGTCTCCCGAGTGA